A genome region from Coffea arabica cultivar ET-39 chromosome 7e, Coffea Arabica ET-39 HiFi, whole genome shotgun sequence includes the following:
- the LOC140010954 gene encoding uridine/cytidine kinase UKL1, chloroplastic isoform X2 has protein sequence MSIILIIQMLLTQSSCSSALKNSNLGNLSKFPYMILKPTRDVQTASGSFSLAHDGLISLGFEFGGTSLKFINQLLMKKVNASDVIILEGILVFHDQRVRNLMNMKIFVDTDADVRLARRIRRDTVVRGRDINSVLEQYAKFVKPAFDDFVLPSKKYADVIIPRGGENDVAVDLIVQHIRTKLGQHDLCKIYPNVYVIQSTFQIRGMHTLIRDRDISKHDFVFYSDRLIRLVVEHGLGHLPFTEKQVVTPTGSVYTGVDFCKKLCGVSIVRSGESMENALRACCKGIKIGKILIHRDGDNGKQLIYEKLPKDISERHVLLLDPVLATGNSANQAIDLLIQKGVPESHIIFLNLISAPEGIHCVSKRFPSLKIVTSEIDVALNEEFRVIPGMGEFGDRYFGTDD, from the exons ATGAGTATAATTTTGATCATCCAG ATGCTTTTGACACAGAGCAGCTGCTCGAGTGCATTGAAAAACTCAAATCTGGGCAATCTGTCCAAGTTCCCATATATGATTTTAAAACCCACCAGAGATGTTCAGACAGCTTCCGGCAG CTTTTCTCTAGCACATGATGGCCTTATTTCTTTGGGCTTTGAATTTGGTGGTACAAGCTTGAAATTTATCAATCAACTATTGATgaaaaag GTAAATGCATCTGATGTAATCATCCTGGAGGGAATTCTTGTTTTTCATGACCAACGTGTCCGCAATTTGATGAACATGAAGATTTTTGTTGACACAG ATGCTGATGTGAGGCTTGCTCGTAGGATAAGACGTGACACAGTTGTGAGGGGTAGGGACATAAACTCAGTCCTTGAACAG TATGCCAAGTTTGTGAAGCCTGCTTTTGATGATTTTGTTTTGCCATCTAAGAAGTATGCTGATGTTATCATACCTCGGGGAGGTGAAAATGATGTTGCAGTTGATTTGATTGTCCAACATATACGAACAAAGCTTGGCCAGCATGACCTTTGCAAAATCTACCCTAACGTGTATGTTATTCAGTCAACATTCCAG ATTAGAGGAATGCACACACTGATTCGTGATCGAGATATATCCAAGCATGACTTTGTTTTTTATTCAGATCGGCTTATTCGACTG GTTGTTGAGCATGGTCTCGGCCATTTACCATTCACCGAGAAGCAGGTAGTCACGCCAACAG GCTCGGTATATACTGGTGTTGACTTTTGCAAGAAACTGTGTGGAGTTTCAATTGTTCGAAG TGGTGAAAGTATGGAGAATGCATTGCGTGCCTGTTGCAAAGGAATTAAAATCGGGAAGATCCTGATCCATCGTGATGGTGACAACGGGaagcag CTTATTTATGAGAAACTCCCAAAAGATATTTCTGAACGTCATGTTCTGCTCCTGGACCCAGTTCTTGCTACAG GTAACTCTGCTAATCAGGCAATCGACCTCCTCATACAAAAAGGAGTTCCTGAATCTCACATTATTTTCCTAAACCTCATTTCT GCGCCAGAGGGAATACATTGTGTTAGTAAACGTTTCCCATCCCTGAAGATTGTCACATCAGAGATTGATGTGGCACTTAATGAAGAATTTCGTGTCATACCCGGTATGGGAGAGTTTGGCGATCGGTACTTTGGAACAGATGACTGA
- the LOC113722904 gene encoding uncharacterized protein isoform X2, which produces MASTFLSVPLHPSSSFPLITCRTTTTNFASRTPREPPPLTSVCQNPNPGFTAPSSLTCSLQCPHFQSCSGCTHEYNLHHPAIVDEATDFFKTLGVSDFTFDSCRLWGWRCRAKLAVRGSSTEPLIGLYQEGTHNIADIPECKAHHPRINAAVELLKQGISDLCIEPYDEDQGTGELRYVQMAVTTYDTSLPVSQRYQNGKVQVALVWNSRNENSPSSEKLNALANYLWRNGGRRTKINLIHSVWANFQTSTNNIIFGNRWRHLIGDAEFWEHVGGIDVSLAPSSFGQANTKAFDSLLRKLQKYVPHGASVVDLYAGAGVIGLSLAAMRKCRLVKCVEVNRESKMSFGKTVERLPASLDCSISWHQADTSVEPLSWLVGSEVVVVDPPRKGLEPSLVDALRTMSSVELKSKLPESPSLEAKGEKRPWVIRARQPSVQFKLGPLQEESRSLPQTLIYVSCGWQSFKEDCASLLSGETWHLDKAHGFNFFPGTQSIEILAVFRRGPRACMKKKKSAKKKRPS; this is translated from the exons ATGGCCTCCACTTTCCTCTCAGTACCACTGCACCCGTCATCATCCTTCCCTCTAATCACTTGTCGAACCACCACCACGAATTTCGCTTCCCGCACTCCACGAGAACCACCGCCACTGACGTCTGTCTGCCAAAATCCTAATCCTGGCTTTACCGCACCGTCCTCCTTAACTTGCTCCCTCCAATGCCCTCACTTCCAGTC GTGTTCGGGTTGTACACACGAGTACAATCTCCACCACCCTGCAATAGTTGACGAGGCCACCGACTTTTTCAAGACTCTCGGCGTTTCCGACTTCACCTTTGATAGCTGTAGACTG TGGGGATGGAGATGCCGCGCAAAACTTGCTGTTCGGGGTTCATCAACCGAGCCTTTAATTGGGCTTTATCAAGAGGGCACTCACAATATTGCTGATATTCCCGAGTGTAAAG CTCATCATCCGCGCATTAATGCCGCTGTGGAGCTCCTGAAACAAG GCATATCTGATTTGTGTATTGAGCCATATGACGAAGATCAGGGAACTGGCGAACTGAGATATGTGCAG ATGGCTGTGACTACGTATGACACATCTCTTCCTGTCTCACAAAGATATCAAAATG GTAAAGTGCAGGTTGCTTTGGTTTGGAATTCTAGAAATGAAAACTCACCTAGTTCAGAAAAATTGAATGCTCTAGCAAAT TACCTGTGGAGAAATGGTGGCAGAAGGACGAAAATCAATCTAATTCATTCTGTGTGGGCTAACTTTCAAACATCAACTAATAAT ATCATATTTGGGAATAGATGGAGGCATTTGATTGGAGACGCAGAATTCTGGGAACATGTTGGAGGAATCGATGTTTCTTTGGCTCCATCAAGCTTTGGTCAAGCAAATACCAAG GCATTTGATTCTTTGCTTCGGAAGTTACAGAAGTATGTCCCTCATGGCGCATCAGTGGTTGATCTTTATGCAGGAGCCGGTGTTATCGGATTATCTTTGGCTGCAATGAGGAAGTGTAG GTTAGTAAAATGTGTTGAGGTTAACAGAGAGTCAAAGATGTCCTTTGGAAAGACAGTTGAGCGTTTACCAGCCTCTCTGGATTGCAGCATCAGCTGGCATCAAGCAGACACATCAGTA GAACCTCTTTCTTGGCTTGTGGGATCAGAGGTGGTTGTAGTTGATCCTCCCAGGAAAGGGCTAGAACCATCTTTGGTTGATGCATTAAGGACTATGTCATCCGTGGAGCTTAAATCAAAGCTGCCTGAAAG TCCATCCTTAGAGGCCAAAGGTGAAAAGAGGCCATGGGTTATTAGAGCAAGACAACCATCAGTGCAATTTAAACTCGGGCCTTTGCAAGAGGAAAGCCGCTCGCTGCCTCAAACTCTAATCTACGTAAGCTGTGGGTGGCAAAGTTTTAAAGAG GATTGTGCATCACTTTTGTCTGGAGAGACATGGCATTTGGACAAAGCGCATGGCTTTAATTTCTTTCCTGGCACACAGAG TATTGAGATTTTGGCAGTATTTAGAAGAGGCCCAAGAGCATgcatgaagaaaaagaaatctgcAAAAAAGAAGAGACCTTCTTGA
- the LOC113722904 gene encoding uncharacterized protein isoform X4: protein MASTFLSVPLHPSSSFPLITCRTTTTNFASRTPREPPPLTSVCQNPNPGFTAPSSLTCSLQCPHFQSCSGCTHEYNLHHPAIVDEATDFFKTLGVSDFTFDSCRLWGWRCRAKLAVRGSSTEPLIGLYQEGTHNIADIPECKAHHPRINAAVELLKQGISDLCIEPYDEDQGTGELRYVQMAVTTYDTSLPVSQRYQNGKVQVALVWNSRNENSPSSEKLNALANYLWRNGGRRTKINLIHSVWANFQTSTNNIIFGNRWRHLIGDAEFWEHVGGIDVSLAPSSFGQANTKAFDSLLRKLQKYVPHGASVVDLYAGAGVIGLSLAAMRKCRLVKCVEVNRESKMSFGKTVERLPASLDCSISWHQADTSVEPLSWLVGSEVVVVDPPRKGLEPSLVDALRTMSSVELKSKLPESPSLEAKGEKRPWVIRARQPSVQFKLGPLQEESRSLPQTLIYVSCGWQSFKEDCASLLSGETWHLDKAHGFNFFPGTQSI from the exons ATGGCCTCCACTTTCCTCTCAGTACCACTGCACCCGTCATCATCCTTCCCTCTAATCACTTGTCGAACCACCACCACGAATTTCGCTTCCCGCACTCCACGAGAACCACCGCCACTGACGTCTGTCTGCCAAAATCCTAATCCTGGCTTTACCGCACCGTCCTCCTTAACTTGCTCCCTCCAATGCCCTCACTTCCAGTC GTGTTCGGGTTGTACACACGAGTACAATCTCCACCACCCTGCAATAGTTGACGAGGCCACCGACTTTTTCAAGACTCTCGGCGTTTCCGACTTCACCTTTGATAGCTGTAGACTG TGGGGATGGAGATGCCGCGCAAAACTTGCTGTTCGGGGTTCATCAACCGAGCCTTTAATTGGGCTTTATCAAGAGGGCACTCACAATATTGCTGATATTCCCGAGTGTAAAG CTCATCATCCGCGCATTAATGCCGCTGTGGAGCTCCTGAAACAAG GCATATCTGATTTGTGTATTGAGCCATATGACGAAGATCAGGGAACTGGCGAACTGAGATATGTGCAG ATGGCTGTGACTACGTATGACACATCTCTTCCTGTCTCACAAAGATATCAAAATG GTAAAGTGCAGGTTGCTTTGGTTTGGAATTCTAGAAATGAAAACTCACCTAGTTCAGAAAAATTGAATGCTCTAGCAAAT TACCTGTGGAGAAATGGTGGCAGAAGGACGAAAATCAATCTAATTCATTCTGTGTGGGCTAACTTTCAAACATCAACTAATAAT ATCATATTTGGGAATAGATGGAGGCATTTGATTGGAGACGCAGAATTCTGGGAACATGTTGGAGGAATCGATGTTTCTTTGGCTCCATCAAGCTTTGGTCAAGCAAATACCAAG GCATTTGATTCTTTGCTTCGGAAGTTACAGAAGTATGTCCCTCATGGCGCATCAGTGGTTGATCTTTATGCAGGAGCCGGTGTTATCGGATTATCTTTGGCTGCAATGAGGAAGTGTAG GTTAGTAAAATGTGTTGAGGTTAACAGAGAGTCAAAGATGTCCTTTGGAAAGACAGTTGAGCGTTTACCAGCCTCTCTGGATTGCAGCATCAGCTGGCATCAAGCAGACACATCAGTA GAACCTCTTTCTTGGCTTGTGGGATCAGAGGTGGTTGTAGTTGATCCTCCCAGGAAAGGGCTAGAACCATCTTTGGTTGATGCATTAAGGACTATGTCATCCGTGGAGCTTAAATCAAAGCTGCCTGAAAG TCCATCCTTAGAGGCCAAAGGTGAAAAGAGGCCATGGGTTATTAGAGCAAGACAACCATCAGTGCAATTTAAACTCGGGCCTTTGCAAGAGGAAAGCCGCTCGCTGCCTCAAACTCTAATCTACGTAAGCTGTGGGTGGCAAAGTTTTAAAGAG GATTGTGCATCACTTTTGTCTGGAGAGACATGGCATTTGGACAAAGCGCATGGCTTTAATTTCTTTCCTGGCACACAGAG TATTTAG
- the LOC140010954 gene encoding uridine/cytidine kinase UKL1, chloroplastic isoform X1 translates to MPEENKEIAIDYVMEKASGPHFSGLRLDGLLSPSSSPRAPTLSPSSSFTLPADPTKQPFVIGVSGGTASGKTTVCDMIIQQLHDHRVVLVNQDSFYRGLTPEELKRVHEYNFDHPDAFDTEQLLECIEKLKSGQSVQVPIYDFKTHQRCSDSFRQVNASDVIILEGILVFHDQRVRNLMNMKIFVDTDADVRLARRIRRDTVVRGRDINSVLEQYAKFVKPAFDDFVLPSKKYADVIIPRGGENDVAVDLIVQHIRTKLGQHDLCKIYPNVYVIQSTFQIRGMHTLIRDRDISKHDFVFYSDRLIRLVVEHGLGHLPFTEKQVVTPTGSVYTGVDFCKKLCGVSIVRSGESMENALRACCKGIKIGKILIHRDGDNGKQLIYEKLPKDISERHVLLLDPVLATGNSANQAIDLLIQKGVPESHIIFLNLISAPEGIHCVSKRFPSLKIVTSEIDVALNEEFRVIPGMGEFGDRYFGTDD, encoded by the exons atGCCGGAGGAAAACAAGGAGATTGCGATTGACTACGTGATGGAGAAGGCATCGGGGCCTCACTTCTCAGGGCTGCGCCTGGACGGACTCCTCTCCCCGTCTTCTTCTCCTCGCGCTCCCACTCTCTCTCCTTCTTCCTCCTTTACCCTTCCTGCCGACCCCACCAAACAGCCCTTCGTCATTG GGGTTTCTGGAGGTACTGCTTCGGGTAAGACAACGGTGTGTGACATGATCATCCAACAACTTCACGATCATCGCGTTGTCCTTGTCAATCAG GATTCTTTTTACCGAGGCTTGACACCAGAAGAATTAAAACGTGTCCATGAGTATAATTTTGATCATCCAG ATGCTTTTGACACAGAGCAGCTGCTCGAGTGCATTGAAAAACTCAAATCTGGGCAATCTGTCCAAGTTCCCATATATGATTTTAAAACCCACCAGAGATGTTCAGACAGCTTCCGGCAG GTAAATGCATCTGATGTAATCATCCTGGAGGGAATTCTTGTTTTTCATGACCAACGTGTCCGCAATTTGATGAACATGAAGATTTTTGTTGACACAG ATGCTGATGTGAGGCTTGCTCGTAGGATAAGACGTGACACAGTTGTGAGGGGTAGGGACATAAACTCAGTCCTTGAACAG TATGCCAAGTTTGTGAAGCCTGCTTTTGATGATTTTGTTTTGCCATCTAAGAAGTATGCTGATGTTATCATACCTCGGGGAGGTGAAAATGATGTTGCAGTTGATTTGATTGTCCAACATATACGAACAAAGCTTGGCCAGCATGACCTTTGCAAAATCTACCCTAACGTGTATGTTATTCAGTCAACATTCCAG ATTAGAGGAATGCACACACTGATTCGTGATCGAGATATATCCAAGCATGACTTTGTTTTTTATTCAGATCGGCTTATTCGACTG GTTGTTGAGCATGGTCTCGGCCATTTACCATTCACCGAGAAGCAGGTAGTCACGCCAACAG GCTCGGTATATACTGGTGTTGACTTTTGCAAGAAACTGTGTGGAGTTTCAATTGTTCGAAG TGGTGAAAGTATGGAGAATGCATTGCGTGCCTGTTGCAAAGGAATTAAAATCGGGAAGATCCTGATCCATCGTGATGGTGACAACGGGaagcag CTTATTTATGAGAAACTCCCAAAAGATATTTCTGAACGTCATGTTCTGCTCCTGGACCCAGTTCTTGCTACAG GTAACTCTGCTAATCAGGCAATCGACCTCCTCATACAAAAAGGAGTTCCTGAATCTCACATTATTTTCCTAAACCTCATTTCT GCGCCAGAGGGAATACATTGTGTTAGTAAACGTTTCCCATCCCTGAAGATTGTCACATCAGAGATTGATGTGGCACTTAATGAAGAATTTCGTGTCATACCCGGTATGGGAGAGTTTGGCGATCGGTACTTTGGAACAGATGACTGA
- the LOC113722904 gene encoding uncharacterized protein isoform X5, whose product MASTFLSVPLHPSSSFPLITCRTTTTNFASRTPREPPPLTSVCQNPNPGFTAPSSLTCSLQCPHFQSCSGCTHEYNLHHPAIVDEATDFFKTLGVSDFTFDSCRLWGWRCRAKLAVRGSSTEPLIGLYQEGTHNIADIPECKAHHPRINAAVELLKQGISDLCIEPYDEDQGTGELRYVQMAVTTYDTSLPVSQRYQNGKVQVALVWNSRNENSPSSEKLNALANYLWRNGGRRTKINLIHSVWANFQTSTNNIIFGNRWRHLIGDAEFWEHVGGIDVSLAPSSFGQANTKAFDSLLRKLQKYVPHGASVVDLYAGAGVIGLSLAAMRKCRLVKCVEVNRESKMSFGKTVERLPASLDCSISWHQADTSVEPLSWLVGSEVVVVDPPRKGLEPSLVDALRTMSSVELKSKLPERGQR is encoded by the exons ATGGCCTCCACTTTCCTCTCAGTACCACTGCACCCGTCATCATCCTTCCCTCTAATCACTTGTCGAACCACCACCACGAATTTCGCTTCCCGCACTCCACGAGAACCACCGCCACTGACGTCTGTCTGCCAAAATCCTAATCCTGGCTTTACCGCACCGTCCTCCTTAACTTGCTCCCTCCAATGCCCTCACTTCCAGTC GTGTTCGGGTTGTACACACGAGTACAATCTCCACCACCCTGCAATAGTTGACGAGGCCACCGACTTTTTCAAGACTCTCGGCGTTTCCGACTTCACCTTTGATAGCTGTAGACTG TGGGGATGGAGATGCCGCGCAAAACTTGCTGTTCGGGGTTCATCAACCGAGCCTTTAATTGGGCTTTATCAAGAGGGCACTCACAATATTGCTGATATTCCCGAGTGTAAAG CTCATCATCCGCGCATTAATGCCGCTGTGGAGCTCCTGAAACAAG GCATATCTGATTTGTGTATTGAGCCATATGACGAAGATCAGGGAACTGGCGAACTGAGATATGTGCAG ATGGCTGTGACTACGTATGACACATCTCTTCCTGTCTCACAAAGATATCAAAATG GTAAAGTGCAGGTTGCTTTGGTTTGGAATTCTAGAAATGAAAACTCACCTAGTTCAGAAAAATTGAATGCTCTAGCAAAT TACCTGTGGAGAAATGGTGGCAGAAGGACGAAAATCAATCTAATTCATTCTGTGTGGGCTAACTTTCAAACATCAACTAATAAT ATCATATTTGGGAATAGATGGAGGCATTTGATTGGAGACGCAGAATTCTGGGAACATGTTGGAGGAATCGATGTTTCTTTGGCTCCATCAAGCTTTGGTCAAGCAAATACCAAG GCATTTGATTCTTTGCTTCGGAAGTTACAGAAGTATGTCCCTCATGGCGCATCAGTGGTTGATCTTTATGCAGGAGCCGGTGTTATCGGATTATCTTTGGCTGCAATGAGGAAGTGTAG GTTAGTAAAATGTGTTGAGGTTAACAGAGAGTCAAAGATGTCCTTTGGAAAGACAGTTGAGCGTTTACCAGCCTCTCTGGATTGCAGCATCAGCTGGCATCAAGCAGACACATCAGTA GAACCTCTTTCTTGGCTTGTGGGATCAGAGGTGGTTGTAGTTGATCCTCCCAGGAAAGGGCTAGAACCATCTTTGGTTGATGCATTAAGGACTATGTCATCCGTGGAGCTTAAATCAAAGCTGCCTGAAAG AGGCCAAAGGTGA
- the LOC113722904 gene encoding uncharacterized protein isoform X1 has product MASTFLSVPLHPSSSFPLITCRTTTTNFASRTPREPPPLTSVCQNPNPGFTAPSSLTCSLQCPHFQSCSGCTHEYNLHHPAIVDEATDFFKTLGVSDFTFDSCRLWGWRCRAKLAVRGSSTEPLIGLYQEGTHNIADIPECKAHHPRINAAVELLKQGISDLCIEPYDEDQGTGELRYVQMAVTTYDTSLPVSQRYQNGKVQVALVWNSRNENSPSSEKLNALANYLWRNGGRRTKINLIHSVWANFQTSTNNIIFGNRWRHLIGDAEFWEHVGGIDVSLAPSSFGQANTKAFDSLLRKLQKYVPHGASVVDLYAGAGVIGLSLAAMRKCRLVKCVEVNRESKMSFGKTVERLPASLDCSISWHQADTSVEPLSWLVGSEVVVVDPPRKGLEPSLVDALRTMSSVELKSKLPESPSLEAKGEKRPWVIRARQPSVQFKLGPLQEESRSLPQTLIYVSCGWQSFKEDCASLLSGETWHLDKAHGFNFFPGTQSLCSIEILAVFRRGPRACMKKKKSAKKKRPS; this is encoded by the exons ATGGCCTCCACTTTCCTCTCAGTACCACTGCACCCGTCATCATCCTTCCCTCTAATCACTTGTCGAACCACCACCACGAATTTCGCTTCCCGCACTCCACGAGAACCACCGCCACTGACGTCTGTCTGCCAAAATCCTAATCCTGGCTTTACCGCACCGTCCTCCTTAACTTGCTCCCTCCAATGCCCTCACTTCCAGTC GTGTTCGGGTTGTACACACGAGTACAATCTCCACCACCCTGCAATAGTTGACGAGGCCACCGACTTTTTCAAGACTCTCGGCGTTTCCGACTTCACCTTTGATAGCTGTAGACTG TGGGGATGGAGATGCCGCGCAAAACTTGCTGTTCGGGGTTCATCAACCGAGCCTTTAATTGGGCTTTATCAAGAGGGCACTCACAATATTGCTGATATTCCCGAGTGTAAAG CTCATCATCCGCGCATTAATGCCGCTGTGGAGCTCCTGAAACAAG GCATATCTGATTTGTGTATTGAGCCATATGACGAAGATCAGGGAACTGGCGAACTGAGATATGTGCAG ATGGCTGTGACTACGTATGACACATCTCTTCCTGTCTCACAAAGATATCAAAATG GTAAAGTGCAGGTTGCTTTGGTTTGGAATTCTAGAAATGAAAACTCACCTAGTTCAGAAAAATTGAATGCTCTAGCAAAT TACCTGTGGAGAAATGGTGGCAGAAGGACGAAAATCAATCTAATTCATTCTGTGTGGGCTAACTTTCAAACATCAACTAATAAT ATCATATTTGGGAATAGATGGAGGCATTTGATTGGAGACGCAGAATTCTGGGAACATGTTGGAGGAATCGATGTTTCTTTGGCTCCATCAAGCTTTGGTCAAGCAAATACCAAG GCATTTGATTCTTTGCTTCGGAAGTTACAGAAGTATGTCCCTCATGGCGCATCAGTGGTTGATCTTTATGCAGGAGCCGGTGTTATCGGATTATCTTTGGCTGCAATGAGGAAGTGTAG GTTAGTAAAATGTGTTGAGGTTAACAGAGAGTCAAAGATGTCCTTTGGAAAGACAGTTGAGCGTTTACCAGCCTCTCTGGATTGCAGCATCAGCTGGCATCAAGCAGACACATCAGTA GAACCTCTTTCTTGGCTTGTGGGATCAGAGGTGGTTGTAGTTGATCCTCCCAGGAAAGGGCTAGAACCATCTTTGGTTGATGCATTAAGGACTATGTCATCCGTGGAGCTTAAATCAAAGCTGCCTGAAAG TCCATCCTTAGAGGCCAAAGGTGAAAAGAGGCCATGGGTTATTAGAGCAAGACAACCATCAGTGCAATTTAAACTCGGGCCTTTGCAAGAGGAAAGCCGCTCGCTGCCTCAAACTCTAATCTACGTAAGCTGTGGGTGGCAAAGTTTTAAAGAG GATTGTGCATCACTTTTGTCTGGAGAGACATGGCATTTGGACAAAGCGCATGGCTTTAATTTCTTTCCTGGCACACAGAG TTTATGCAGTATTGAGATTTTGGCAGTATTTAGAAGAGGCCCAAGAGCATgcatgaagaaaaagaaatctgcAAAAAAGAAGAGACCTTCTTGA
- the LOC113722904 gene encoding uncharacterized protein isoform X3, giving the protein MASTFLSVPLHPSSSFPLITCRTTTTNFASRTPREPPPLTSVCQNPNPGFTAPSSLTCSLQCPHFQSCSGCTHEYNLHHPAIVDEATDFFKTLGVSDFTFDSCRLWGWRCRAKLAVRGSSTEPLIGLYQEGTHNIADIPECKAHHPRINAAVELLKQGISDLCIEPYDEDQGTGELRYVQMAVTTYDTSLPVSQRYQNGKVQVALVWNSRNENSPSSEKLNALANYLWRNGGRRTKINLIHSVWANFQTSTNNIIFGNRWRHLIGDAEFWEHVGGIDVSLAPSSFGQANTKAFDSLLRKLQKYVPHGASVVDLYAGAGVIGLSLAAMRKCRLVKCVEVNRESKMSFGKTVERLPASLDCSISWHQADTSVEPLSWLVGSEVVVVDPPRKGLEPSLVDALRTMSSVELKSKLPESPSLEAKGEKRPWVIRARQPSVQFKLGPLQEESRSLPQTLIYVSCGWQSFKEDCASLLSGETWHLDKAHGFNFFPGTQRQGERS; this is encoded by the exons ATGGCCTCCACTTTCCTCTCAGTACCACTGCACCCGTCATCATCCTTCCCTCTAATCACTTGTCGAACCACCACCACGAATTTCGCTTCCCGCACTCCACGAGAACCACCGCCACTGACGTCTGTCTGCCAAAATCCTAATCCTGGCTTTACCGCACCGTCCTCCTTAACTTGCTCCCTCCAATGCCCTCACTTCCAGTC GTGTTCGGGTTGTACACACGAGTACAATCTCCACCACCCTGCAATAGTTGACGAGGCCACCGACTTTTTCAAGACTCTCGGCGTTTCCGACTTCACCTTTGATAGCTGTAGACTG TGGGGATGGAGATGCCGCGCAAAACTTGCTGTTCGGGGTTCATCAACCGAGCCTTTAATTGGGCTTTATCAAGAGGGCACTCACAATATTGCTGATATTCCCGAGTGTAAAG CTCATCATCCGCGCATTAATGCCGCTGTGGAGCTCCTGAAACAAG GCATATCTGATTTGTGTATTGAGCCATATGACGAAGATCAGGGAACTGGCGAACTGAGATATGTGCAG ATGGCTGTGACTACGTATGACACATCTCTTCCTGTCTCACAAAGATATCAAAATG GTAAAGTGCAGGTTGCTTTGGTTTGGAATTCTAGAAATGAAAACTCACCTAGTTCAGAAAAATTGAATGCTCTAGCAAAT TACCTGTGGAGAAATGGTGGCAGAAGGACGAAAATCAATCTAATTCATTCTGTGTGGGCTAACTTTCAAACATCAACTAATAAT ATCATATTTGGGAATAGATGGAGGCATTTGATTGGAGACGCAGAATTCTGGGAACATGTTGGAGGAATCGATGTTTCTTTGGCTCCATCAAGCTTTGGTCAAGCAAATACCAAG GCATTTGATTCTTTGCTTCGGAAGTTACAGAAGTATGTCCCTCATGGCGCATCAGTGGTTGATCTTTATGCAGGAGCCGGTGTTATCGGATTATCTTTGGCTGCAATGAGGAAGTGTAG GTTAGTAAAATGTGTTGAGGTTAACAGAGAGTCAAAGATGTCCTTTGGAAAGACAGTTGAGCGTTTACCAGCCTCTCTGGATTGCAGCATCAGCTGGCATCAAGCAGACACATCAGTA GAACCTCTTTCTTGGCTTGTGGGATCAGAGGTGGTTGTAGTTGATCCTCCCAGGAAAGGGCTAGAACCATCTTTGGTTGATGCATTAAGGACTATGTCATCCGTGGAGCTTAAATCAAAGCTGCCTGAAAG TCCATCCTTAGAGGCCAAAGGTGAAAAGAGGCCATGGGTTATTAGAGCAAGACAACCATCAGTGCAATTTAAACTCGGGCCTTTGCAAGAGGAAAGCCGCTCGCTGCCTCAAACTCTAATCTACGTAAGCTGTGGGTGGCAAAGTTTTAAAGAG GATTGTGCATCACTTTTGTCTGGAGAGACATGGCATTTGGACAAAGCGCATGGCTTTAATTTCTTTCCTGGCACACAGAG ACAAGGGGAAAGAAGTTGA
- the LOC140010956 gene encoding mavicyanin, with product MGYERKFVLVMVILSLVEKQASATKHDVGGSQGWDESTDFSSWASGQTFKVGDQLVFKYTPGLHSVVELGSESAYKSCDISTALDSKNGGNDVVKLDKAGTRYFACGTAGHCGQGMKVKITTVAAATGTASPNTPSSTSSSTASTSPPSSALLQHLLPFILASSLLGFHLLLCL from the exons ATGGGATACGAGCGCAAATTCGTGTTGGTGATGGTAATTCTCAGCCTGGTTGAAAAACAAGCCTCAGCCACGAAACATGATGTTGGGGGAAGCCAAGGGTGGGATGAATCCACGGACTTCAGCTCCTGGGCATCGGGTCAGACATTTAAGGTCGGGGATCAACTAG TATTCAAGTACACTCCGGGGCTGCACAGCGTGGTGGAGCTTGGCAGCGAAAGTGCGTATAAGAGCTGTGACATAAGCACGGCATTGGACTCCAAGAATGGGGGTAATGACGTGGTTAAGCTAGACAAAGCTGGTACCCGCTACTTCGCTTGTGGAACAGCAGGGCATTGCGGCCAGGGGATGAAGGTCAAGATTACCACCGTCGCTGCTGCGACTGGAACTGCATCCCCTAATACACCGTCATCCACGTCGTCCTCCACCGCTTCAACTTCTCCGCCTTCCTCTGCCCTACTTCAACATCTCCTACCCTTCATTTTGGCTTCTTCTTTGTTAGGATTCCATCTGCTTTTGTGCTTGTAA